In Flavobacterium endoglycinae, one DNA window encodes the following:
- a CDS encoding Nramp family divalent metal transporter gives MTKSLEEVHESVSTQHKKTGFRKILAFLGPAYLVSVGYMDPGNWATDIAGGSQFGYTLVWVLLMSNLMALLLQSLSARLGIVTQRDLAQASRETYSKYINYILYFLAEIAIAACDLAEVLGMAIGINLLFGIPLLEGVLITVLDTFILLFLINKGIRKMEAFIIALVAIIGFSFIFEMIFAEPEIHKIIGGLVPSIPNSAALYIAIGIIGATVMPHNLYLHSSLVQTRKFDRTPAGIKQALKYNLIDSTIALNLAFFVNAAILILAAATFHKNGMFEVAEIQDAHQFLQPLLGTKWAPILFAVALIAAGQSSTVTGTLAGQIVMEGYLHFRIQPWVRRIITRLIAIVPALIVIYIYGEDVTGKLLILSQVILSLQLGFAIIPLIHFVSDKSKMNGFHISRTTQVVSWIIASIIVSLNAKLVYDEITSWLQNSNNPTLLWFTVIPLAFGFAGLLLYIIFKPFIAKFKEKTINHSPHNLKLHFSQKKTQEVKNIAVSVDFTSADEAALNHAFELGGIEAKYTLIHIVETVGALMYGIHVHDHETTIDEKLLLEYKEMLSQKGFNIETELGFGKPAKIIPEIINNGFFDILVMGTHGHTGLKDILFGTTVDKLRHKISIPLLIVK, from the coding sequence ATGACTAAATCATTAGAAGAAGTACACGAATCCGTTTCGACACAACATAAAAAAACAGGATTCCGAAAAATATTAGCCTTTTTAGGACCAGCATATTTAGTAAGCGTTGGCTATATGGACCCAGGAAACTGGGCCACTGATATTGCAGGCGGAAGCCAGTTTGGTTATACACTTGTCTGGGTTTTATTAATGAGTAATTTAATGGCATTGCTTCTACAGAGTTTGAGCGCACGTCTTGGAATTGTTACCCAGCGTGATTTGGCTCAGGCTTCTAGAGAGACCTATTCGAAATACATCAACTATATTTTATATTTTTTAGCCGAAATTGCCATTGCAGCCTGTGATTTAGCAGAAGTTTTAGGAATGGCGATCGGGATTAATCTTTTATTTGGAATTCCTCTTCTTGAAGGCGTTTTGATTACCGTTCTGGATACTTTTATTCTTTTATTTCTTATCAATAAAGGAATCCGCAAAATGGAAGCTTTTATAATTGCTCTGGTGGCAATTATTGGTTTCTCTTTCATTTTTGAAATGATTTTTGCCGAACCTGAAATCCACAAAATCATTGGCGGACTTGTTCCTTCTATTCCAAATTCAGCCGCTTTGTATATTGCGATCGGAATTATTGGTGCTACAGTAATGCCGCATAACTTATACCTACATTCTTCTTTGGTACAAACCCGAAAGTTTGACAGAACGCCAGCAGGAATCAAACAAGCTTTAAAATACAATTTGATCGATTCTACAATTGCTTTAAATCTTGCTTTTTTTGTAAATGCTGCCATTTTAATTCTGGCCGCAGCCACTTTTCATAAAAATGGAATGTTTGAAGTTGCCGAAATTCAGGATGCACATCAATTCCTGCAACCTTTATTAGGAACCAAATGGGCGCCTATTTTATTTGCCGTTGCTTTAATTGCTGCCGGACAAAGTTCGACAGTTACGGGAACACTTGCCGGACAGATTGTAATGGAAGGTTATCTGCATTTTAGAATCCAGCCTTGGGTTCGTAGAATCATTACACGTTTAATTGCCATTGTTCCTGCCTTAATCGTGATTTACATTTATGGCGAAGATGTTACCGGAAAATTATTAATCCTAAGTCAGGTCATTCTGAGTCTGCAGTTAGGGTTTGCAATTATTCCTCTCATTCACTTTGTAAGCGATAAATCGAAAATGAATGGTTTTCATATTTCTCGAACTACTCAGGTTGTTTCGTGGATTATTGCTTCAATCATTGTTTCGTTGAATGCAAAATTGGTTTATGACGAAATCACTTCTTGGCTTCAAAATTCGAACAATCCAACGTTGTTGTGGTTTACCGTAATTCCGTTGGCTTTTGGATTTGCGGGATTATTGCTGTATATCATTTTTAAACCGTTTATTGCCAAATTCAAAGAAAAAACCATCAATCATTCGCCTCATAACCTGAAGCTTCATTTCTCACAAAAGAAAACTCAGGAAGTTAAAAATATTGCGGTTTCTGTCGATTTTACAAGTGCCGATGAAGCTGCTCTTAATCATGCCTTCGAATTGGGAGGAATAGAGGCGAAATACACGCTTATTCATATTGTTGAAACCGTTGGCGCTTTGATGTACGGAATTCACGTTCACGATCATGAAACTACTATTGATGAAAAACTATTATTAGAATACAAAGAAATGCTTTCGCAGAAAGGTTTCAACATCGAAACAGAACTTGGTTTTGGAAAACCAGCTAAGATAATCCCAGAAATCATCAACAATGGTTTTTTTGATATACTAGTAATGGGAACCCACGGCCATACTGGCTTAAAAGATATTCTTTTTGGCACAACAGTAGACAAATTGAGACATAAAATTTCGATACCTTTGTTGATTGTTAAATAA
- a CDS encoding Fur family transcriptional regulator has translation MKTTRNTTAKTAILEVFEKSKTALSHSEIQKLLNDICDRVTIYRILDRLVNEDIIHKISNLDGTVKYAKCNHSHQRVHIHNHAHFSCEKCHEITCLETVKPSYIMPHNYKVNEINFTLSGLCPKCLNSNI, from the coding sequence ATGAAAACGACACGAAATACTACAGCAAAGACAGCCATTTTAGAGGTTTTTGAGAAATCTAAAACAGCACTCTCTCATTCCGAAATTCAGAAATTATTAAACGATATCTGTGATCGAGTGACGATCTACCGAATCTTAGATCGTCTGGTGAATGAAGATATCATTCATAAAATATCAAATCTTGACGGAACAGTAAAATATGCAAAATGCAATCATTCTCATCAGCGTGTTCATATTCATAATCACGCACATTTCAGCTGTGAGAAATGTCATGAGATTACATGTCTTGAAACCGTGAAACCAAGTTATATAATGCCTCACAATTATAAAGTCAACGAAATAAACTTTACACTTTCGGGATTGTGTCCAAAATGTTTGAATTCTAACATTTAA
- a CDS encoding MerC domain-containing protein, translating into MKKTTTSFYDILGISSATLCLVHCLIFPILAILPLGFVHNPIIDLLFASLGLFAILKIIKNSALLISAILVVSMSLIWISILSELFFEMHLDLIYYGGIGMIIGHLINYKLHRKQNH; encoded by the coding sequence ATGAAGAAAACAACCACATCTTTTTACGATATTTTAGGAATTTCAAGTGCCACGCTTTGTCTGGTTCATTGTTTGATTTTTCCAATTTTAGCCATCCTGCCTTTGGGCTTTGTACACAATCCAATTATCGATTTGCTGTTTGCTTCACTAGGTCTATTTGCGATTCTCAAAATTATAAAAAATTCGGCTCTTTTGATCTCAGCGATATTAGTAGTATCAATGAGTTTAATTTGGATCAGTATTTTGAGCGAACTTTTTTTCGAGATGCATCTCGATTTAATTTACTATGGTGGAATTGGAATGATTATAGGGCATTTAATTAATTACAAGTTACACAGAAAACAAAATCATTAA
- a CDS encoding NAD(P)/FAD-dependent oxidoreductase, with translation MEKKHFEVIIVGGSYSGLSAAMSLGRSLRKVLVIDSGLPCNRQTPHSHNFITQDGEKPAVISAKAKLQVDIYKTVQFYNGLAVKALQIDKGFEIETESGDVFTARKVLFATGVKDLFPKIDGFADCWGISVLHCPYCHGYEVKNEKTAIIANGEMGFEYAKLISNWTKDLRLCTNGKSELTLEQTQILKNHGVLILENEIDSLEHNEGYVSNIIFKNEEKISVKAIYAKVPFEQHCSLPEELGCEINEQGYLKVDFMQKTTVPGIFGSGDATTQMRSVALAVSSGSFAGAVINKELIDEDFV, from the coding sequence ATGGAAAAGAAACATTTTGAAGTGATTATCGTTGGCGGAAGCTACAGCGGATTATCGGCTGCAATGAGTTTGGGACGTTCTTTGCGTAAAGTTTTGGTTATCGATAGTGGCCTGCCATGTAACAGACAAACACCACATTCTCATAATTTTATTACACAAGACGGCGAAAAGCCAGCTGTTATTTCGGCGAAAGCCAAATTGCAGGTTGACATTTACAAAACCGTTCAATTTTATAATGGACTTGCGGTAAAAGCACTTCAAATAGATAAAGGTTTTGAAATTGAAACCGAATCTGGAGATGTTTTTACTGCAAGAAAAGTATTGTTTGCAACCGGAGTAAAAGATTTGTTTCCGAAAATTGATGGTTTTGCAGATTGCTGGGGGATTTCGGTTTTACATTGTCCGTATTGTCATGGTTATGAAGTCAAAAATGAAAAAACGGCCATTATTGCTAATGGCGAAATGGGATTTGAATATGCAAAACTGATTTCGAACTGGACAAAAGACCTTCGTTTGTGTACCAATGGAAAATCTGAATTGACTTTGGAACAAACGCAAATTCTTAAAAATCATGGTGTTTTGATCTTAGAAAATGAAATTGATTCTTTAGAACATAATGAAGGTTATGTTTCGAATATCATTTTCAAAAACGAAGAAAAAATTTCTGTAAAAGCCATTTATGCTAAAGTTCCTTTTGAACAGCATTGTTCTTTACCAGAAGAGTTAGGCTGTGAAATCAATGAACAGGGCTATTTGAAAGTTGATTTTATGCAGAAAACAACCGTTCCAGGAATTTTCGGAAGTGGCGATGCTACCACTCAAATGCGTTCTGTGGCGTTGGCTGTTTCTTCTGGATCTTTCGCGGGAGCGGTAATTAACAAGGAACTTATCGACGAAGATTTTGTATGA
- a CDS encoding TonB-dependent receptor: MKYLFLIIVIISTKSLYSQNVSGKVEASIPDGQEINVSLLNTNFKTQTDSLGIYRLQNIPKGTYKIHVVATGFKPITQKILVLENENLNLNFELEEDQNELNEVVVSGTLKPVKRLESAVPVEVYSPVFFKKNPTPSIYDALQNINGVRPQLNCGVCNTGDIHINGLEGPYTLVMIDGMPIVSSLSTVYGLSGIPNSLVERIEIVKGPASSLYGSEAVGGLINIITKNPTTAPTFSADYFTTSYFESNLDLGIKFNAGKKATSLIGINYFNYDQVIDKDKDNFTDVTLSERISVFNKWSFKRNNNRLFTIAARGMYEDRWGGDIRWEKKYRGGDEIYGESIYTKRAELIGSYQLPFEEKLMLSFSGNVHYQDSRYGTTSYIANQKIGFLQLTWDKKIGRNDLLAGIASRYTYYDDNTPATKDPENTWLPGIFVQDEITFSPKSQILLGMRYDYNSIHGSILTPRFAYRFKANENTIFRLNAGTGFRVVNLFTEDHAALTGSRDVIIKNDLKPEKSVNVNLNYIQKINFGNGTFMGIETTAFYTRFSNKIISDYETNPNEIIYDNIDGYAISQGISTNIDLNFPSGLKFIVGATVLDNKNVENGISEKPFLTENFTGTWSVSYKIQPWDLSLDYTGNVYSPMKLPLLSEYDPRSPKSPWYSIQNIQFTYSGWKDFEVYGGIKNLLNFTPKQNNPFLISRTNDPFDKNVQYDSAGKVLVTPDNAYGLTFDTTYVYGQNQTIRGFLGLRYTFR, translated from the coding sequence ATGAAATATTTATTTTTGATAATAGTAATAATTTCAACTAAAAGCCTATACTCACAAAATGTCTCCGGAAAAGTAGAAGCATCAATTCCTGATGGTCAGGAAATTAATGTGAGTTTATTAAATACCAACTTTAAAACTCAAACCGATTCTTTGGGGATTTATCGCCTTCAAAATATTCCAAAAGGAACTTACAAAATCCATGTAGTTGCAACTGGATTTAAACCTATAACCCAGAAAATTTTGGTTTTAGAAAATGAAAATTTGAATTTAAATTTTGAATTGGAAGAAGATCAAAATGAATTGAACGAAGTAGTGGTTTCGGGAACTTTAAAACCGGTAAAACGCTTAGAAAGTGCCGTTCCCGTTGAGGTCTATTCGCCGGTTTTCTTCAAGAAAAATCCAACGCCAAGTATTTACGATGCGCTTCAAAACATAAACGGCGTTCGTCCGCAATTGAATTGTGGCGTTTGTAATACAGGCGATATTCATATAAACGGATTAGAAGGTCCGTATACTTTGGTGATGATTGACGGAATGCCTATTGTGAGCAGTCTTTCGACGGTTTATGGTTTATCGGGAATTCCGAATTCTTTGGTCGAAAGAATTGAAATCGTAAAAGGACCTGCGTCATCTCTTTACGGAAGTGAAGCCGTTGGCGGTTTGATTAATATTATTACTAAAAATCCAACCACAGCGCCAACTTTTTCTGCGGATTATTTCACGACTTCTTATTTTGAAAGTAATCTCGATTTGGGAATCAAATTTAATGCAGGGAAAAAAGCGACTTCACTCATCGGAATTAATTATTTTAATTATGATCAGGTTATCGATAAAGACAAAGACAACTTTACGGATGTCACGCTTTCTGAAAGAATCTCAGTATTTAATAAATGGAGTTTCAAACGAAATAACAATCGACTTTTTACGATTGCAGCGCGCGGAATGTACGAAGATCGCTGGGGTGGAGACATTCGTTGGGAAAAGAAATACCGTGGAGGTGACGAAATTTACGGCGAAAGCATTTATACCAAAAGAGCTGAATTAATTGGAAGTTATCAATTGCCATTTGAAGAAAAACTGATGCTTTCGTTCTCTGGAAACGTTCATTATCAAGACAGTCGATATGGAACAACATCGTATATCGCGAATCAGAAAATTGGTTTTTTGCAATTGACTTGGGATAAAAAAATTGGACGAAACGATTTATTGGCGGGAATTGCCAGCCGATATACCTATTATGATGATAATACGCCCGCAACAAAAGATCCAGAAAACACTTGGCTTCCAGGGATTTTTGTGCAGGACGAAATTACGTTTTCTCCAAAAAGCCAGATTTTGCTCGGAATGCGATATGATTACAACTCGATTCACGGTTCTATTTTGACGCCGAGATTTGCGTATCGATTTAAAGCCAACGAAAACACGATTTTTAGATTAAATGCCGGAACTGGATTTCGTGTTGTGAATTTGTTTACCGAAGATCATGCAGCTTTGACAGGTTCGAGAGATGTAATTATTAAAAACGATTTGAAACCTGAAAAGTCGGTAAATGTCAATTTAAATTACATCCAGAAAATCAATTTTGGAAACGGAACTTTTATGGGAATTGAAACGACGGCTTTTTACACGAGATTCAGCAATAAAATCATTTCAGATTACGAAACCAATCCAAACGAAATCATCTATGACAATATTGATGGTTATGCTATAAGTCAAGGAATAAGCACAAATATCGATCTTAATTTTCCGTCGGGATTAAAGTTTATTGTGGGAGCAACGGTTTTAGACAACAAAAATGTCGAAAACGGAATTTCGGAAAAACCTTTTTTGACAGAGAATTTTACGGGAACTTGGAGTGTTTCGTATAAAATCCAGCCTTGGGATTTATCATTGGATTATACCGGAAATGTTTACAGTCCGATGAAATTGCCATTGTTGAGTGAATATGATCCAAGAAGTCCGAAATCGCCTTGGTACAGTATTCAGAATATTCAGTTTACGTATTCAGGTTGGAAAGATTTTGAAGTTTATGGCGGAATTAAAAATCTGCTGAACTTTACACCAAAGCAGAATAATCCGTTTTTGATTTCGAGAACGAATGATCCTTTTGATAAAAATGTGCAGTATGATTCGGCTGGAAAAGTTCTGGTAACGCCTGATAATGCATACGGTTTGACATTTGATACGACTTATGTTTACGGACAAAATCAAACTATTCGAGGATTTTTGGGATTGCGCTATACGTTTAGGTAA
- a CDS encoding thioredoxin family protein, whose translation MKKLLLFILFFGITSTGFCQLQSRTFEDAESLQQIQKRKIIVFIHTDWCQFCQRMKATTFKNQEIIQKLNADFYFIDFNAEEKRDINFNNRIFKYQPSGNNVGVHELALQLGTQNNQIVYPILCVLNEKNEIIFQYSNYLSPKDFKLLLENLEK comes from the coding sequence ATGAAAAAGCTTCTTCTATTTATTCTTTTCTTCGGAATAACTTCAACAGGATTCTGCCAGTTACAAAGTAGGACTTTTGAGGACGCAGAAAGCTTGCAGCAAATTCAGAAACGAAAAATTATTGTTTTCATTCATACAGATTGGTGCCAATTTTGCCAAAGAATGAAAGCGACAACGTTTAAAAATCAGGAAATTATTCAAAAACTAAACGCTGATTTCTATTTCATTGATTTCAATGCCGAAGAAAAGCGAGATATAAACTTCAATAATCGCATTTTTAAATATCAGCCTTCTGGAAATAATGTAGGCGTTCATGAATTGGCTTTGCAATTAGGAACACAAAATAATCAAATTGTATATCCAATTTTGTGTGTTTTGAATGAGAAAAATGAGATTATCTTTCAGTATTCAAACTATTTATCTCCAAAGGATTTTAAACTGCTTTTAGAAAATCTAGAGAAATAA
- a CDS encoding lycopene cyclase family protein, protein MNSSQIPHFDYIFTGTGLASLMTVYKMVLSGKFSDKSILLLDQDSKKANDRTWCFWEKEHSIWNPIISKKWDSALFANEKFQRDLDLKPYSYNKINGLDFYNFVFEGISNQTNITFLNEKVTDINELETHVFVGTEGNRFTCKYLFNSIYTKAFAENQNKYPVLQQHFVGWFVKTKEEIFNPEEVTFMDFSVEQKGNTRFMYVLPTSKTEALVEYTLFSEKLLPKEEYEKAIENYLKQLGSDDYKILEKEEGSIPMTSYPFWEKNTKRVLNIGTAGGWTKASTGYTFKNSDKKSTELVSFIQNEGFKMKDFHKKNRFWLYDLLLLDILYHHNELGSSIFSSLFRKGNPKLIFKFLDEETSLAEDFQVIMKCPKLPFLKALFRVLF, encoded by the coding sequence ATGAATTCTTCGCAAATCCCACATTTCGATTACATTTTTACCGGTACCGGACTGGCATCTTTAATGACGGTTTATAAAATGGTTTTGTCTGGAAAATTCTCCGATAAATCGATTTTACTGCTTGATCAGGATTCTAAAAAAGCCAATGACAGAACGTGGTGTTTTTGGGAAAAAGAACATTCAATCTGGAATCCAATTATTTCAAAAAAATGGGATTCGGCTTTATTTGCTAATGAAAAGTTTCAACGCGATCTGGATCTCAAACCTTATTCGTACAATAAAATCAACGGATTAGATTTCTATAATTTTGTCTTTGAGGGTATTTCAAATCAAACGAATATTACCTTTCTTAATGAAAAAGTAACCGATATCAACGAACTCGAAACGCACGTTTTTGTTGGAACCGAAGGAAATAGATTTACCTGTAAGTATCTTTTCAACAGCATTTATACAAAGGCTTTCGCCGAAAACCAAAATAAATATCCCGTTTTACAGCAGCATTTTGTGGGCTGGTTTGTAAAAACGAAAGAAGAAATTTTCAATCCGGAAGAAGTTACTTTTATGGATTTTTCGGTTGAACAAAAAGGAAATACAAGGTTTATGTACGTTCTGCCAACTTCTAAAACTGAGGCTTTGGTCGAATATACTTTGTTTTCAGAAAAATTGCTGCCAAAAGAAGAGTACGAAAAAGCCATTGAAAATTATCTTAAGCAATTGGGATCAGATGACTATAAAATTCTCGAAAAAGAGGAGGGAAGTATTCCAATGACGAGTTATCCTTTTTGGGAAAAAAATACCAAACGGGTTTTGAATATTGGTACAGCTGGCGGCTGGACAAAAGCAAGTACGGGTTATACTTTCAAAAATTCAGATAAAAAATCAACTGAACTGGTTAGTTTTATTCAAAATGAAGGATTTAAAATGAAAGACTTCCATAAAAAGAACCGATTTTGGTTGTATGATTTACTGCTTCTGGATATTCTGTATCATCATAACGAATTGGGAAGTTCCATTTTTTCATCTTTATTCCGAAAAGGAAATCCAAAATTGATTTTTAAATTTTTGGATGAAGAAACAAGTTTGGCTGAAGATTTTCAGGTAATTATGAAATGTCCGAAACTGCCTTTTCTAAAAGCATTATTCAGAGTTTTGTTTTAA
- a CDS encoding tetratricopeptide repeat protein, translating to MKTITLGLFFFSFLSFGQVSTNKAHDAIIEEFLTNCAEKKYDYNIEMQKWQACLDEGLKKDSTVAQLWQQKAMPYFKCKKYEVGMPYLDKAVLYDKAEWLPYRGFIKCIFAKTYKSAITDFEECIKLYGNNYVMDHTYGFYIGLCYLQLNEYEKAEKCFDDYVNEIYKNRSQLEHPTAYFYQAIAKYELQKLDEAITIFDKALKIYPEFSDAKYYKAICWYKKGKPKEEIMALINEGKENAKKGYSINEDNTVYETYPYQKKLR from the coding sequence TTGAAAACCATTACTTTAGGATTATTCTTTTTTAGTTTTCTTTCATTCGGACAAGTTTCTACAAACAAAGCACATGATGCCATTATAGAAGAGTTTTTAACCAATTGCGCCGAAAAAAAATACGATTACAATATCGAAATGCAAAAATGGCAAGCCTGTCTTGATGAAGGTTTGAAAAAAGACAGCACCGTTGCTCAATTGTGGCAGCAAAAAGCGATGCCGTATTTTAAATGCAAAAAGTATGAAGTTGGAATGCCTTATCTTGATAAAGCAGTTCTTTATGACAAAGCCGAATGGCTCCCGTACAGAGGTTTTATCAAATGCATCTTTGCCAAAACTTACAAAAGTGCCATAACCGATTTTGAAGAATGCATTAAGCTCTATGGGAATAATTATGTAATGGATCACACGTATGGTTTTTACATTGGATTGTGTTATTTACAATTGAATGAATACGAAAAAGCCGAAAAGTGTTTCGATGATTATGTGAATGAGATTTACAAAAACAGAAGCCAATTGGAACATCCGACTGCGTATTTCTATCAAGCAATTGCTAAGTATGAGCTTCAAAAACTAGATGAAGCAATCACTATTTTTGACAAAGCGCTAAAAATATATCCTGAATTTTCAGATGCAAAGTATTATAAAGCCATCTGCTGGTATAAAAAAGGAAAGCCAAAAGAAGAAATTATGGCTTTGATTAACGAAGGAAAAGAAAATGCCAAGAAAGGATATTCGATTAATGAAGACAATACGGTTTATGAAACCTATCCGTATCAAAAGAAGTTAAGGTAA
- a CDS encoding BrxA/BrxB family bacilliredoxin, protein MYPQEMVKPMEAELTAAGFQDLHSAEAVENAIKAEGTTLVVVNSVCGCAARNARPGAKMSLQGAKKPDHLITVFAGVDKEAVDAARQHMFPFPPSSPSMALFKNGELVHMLERHHIEGRPAEMIAENLQDAFNEFC, encoded by the coding sequence ATGTATCCACAAGAAATGGTAAAACCAATGGAGGCTGAATTAACAGCTGCTGGTTTTCAAGATTTACATAGTGCTGAAGCTGTAGAGAATGCAATTAAAGCTGAAGGTACCACATTAGTTGTTGTAAATTCTGTTTGCGGCTGCGCGGCTAGAAATGCACGTCCTGGAGCAAAAATGAGCTTACAAGGAGCTAAAAAACCAGATCATTTAATCACTGTTTTCGCTGGTGTTGACAAAGAAGCTGTTGATGCAGCAAGACAACACATGTTCCCTTTTCCTCCATCATCGCCTTCTATGGCTTTGTTTAAAAACGGAGAATTAGTTCACATGTTAGAGCGTCACCACATCGAAGGGCGCCCAGCTGAAATGATCGCTGAGAATTTACAAGACGCATTTAACGAGTTTTGTTGA
- the trhO gene encoding oxygen-dependent tRNA uridine(34) hydroxylase TrhO, whose product MQLYNTLSAEERAIMIDDAGKQRLTLSFYAYAKIQDPQKFRNDLFVAWNALDALGRIYVASEGINAQMSVPAENFEAFRETLEAYDFMKGIRLNVAVEQDDHSFLKLTIKVRHKIVADGLNDDTFDVTNIGVHLKAKEFNEILEDPNTIVVDFRNHYESEVGHFKGAITPDVETFRESLPIINEQLKDHKDDKNLVMYCTGGIRCEKASAYFKHQGFKNVYQLEGGIINYAKQLKEEGLESKFIGKNFVFDNRLGERITDDIISQCHQCGKPCDNHTNCENDGCHLLFIQCDECKAAMENCCSTECLEIIHMPLVDQVRLRTGKQVGNKVFRKGKSENLKFKHSGDLPETALATAQKQADIRQKVKVKKVLLGKAEHYYVKAQVGQFTVENHELNVGDKILISGPTTGDQELIMDKIIVNGTETQSAKIGDKVTFEVPFRIRLSDKVYKIVN is encoded by the coding sequence ATGCAACTGTACAACACTTTGAGCGCAGAAGAAAGAGCCATCATGATCGATGATGCAGGTAAACAACGACTAACGTTGTCTTTCTATGCGTATGCCAAAATTCAAGATCCACAAAAATTTCGTAATGATTTATTCGTAGCCTGGAATGCCCTTGATGCATTAGGCCGAATTTATGTTGCCAGCGAAGGAATAAATGCTCAAATGAGTGTTCCTGCCGAAAATTTTGAAGCTTTTAGAGAAACTCTTGAGGCTTATGATTTCATGAAAGGCATACGATTGAATGTTGCCGTAGAACAAGACGATCATTCCTTTTTAAAATTGACAATCAAAGTGCGTCACAAAATCGTTGCTGACGGTTTAAACGATGACACTTTTGATGTTACTAATATTGGCGTTCACTTGAAAGCCAAAGAATTCAACGAAATCCTTGAAGATCCAAACACAATTGTAGTAGATTTTAGAAATCACTACGAAAGCGAAGTTGGACATTTTAAAGGTGCTATTACTCCAGACGTTGAGACTTTTAGAGAGAGTTTACCAATCATTAACGAACAGCTTAAAGATCATAAAGACGATAAGAATCTGGTAATGTATTGTACGGGAGGAATTCGTTGTGAAAAAGCGAGTGCTTACTTCAAACATCAAGGTTTCAAAAATGTATATCAATTAGAAGGTGGAATCATCAACTATGCGAAACAATTGAAAGAAGAAGGTTTAGAAAGCAAATTCATTGGTAAAAACTTCGTATTCGATAATCGTCTGGGCGAAAGAATCACAGATGATATCATTTCGCAATGCCATCAATGCGGAAAACCTTGCGATAACCACACCAACTGCGAAAATGACGGATGCCATTTATTGTTTATTCAGTGTGACGAATGTAAAGCGGCAATGGAAAACTGCTGTTCTACAGAATGTTTAGAAATCATTCACATGCCTTTAGTTGATCAAGTTCGTTTGAGAACTGGAAAACAGGTTGGAAATAAAGTGTTCAGAAAGGGAAAATCTGAAAACTTGAAATTCAAACACTCAGGAGATTTGCCTGAAACTGCTTTGGCAACTGCACAAAAACAAGCCGATATTCGTCAGAAAGTAAAAGTAAAGAAAGTACTTCTTGGAAAAGCAGAACATTATTACGTAAAAGCACAAGTTGGACAATTTACTGTAGAAAATCACGAATTAAATGTTGGTGATAAAATCCTTATTTCGGGTCCAACGACAGGAGATCAGGAATTGATTATGGATAAAATCATCGTGAATGGTACAGAAACTCAATCTGCTAAAATTGGTGATAAAGTTACTTTTGAAGTTCCATTTCGCATTCGTTTGTCAGATAAAGTTTATAAAATTGTAAATTAG
- the tnpA gene encoding IS200/IS605 family transposase — MSHSFSKLWIHAIWATKNRTELIDYSIEKKIYNYIHDELIELGCPVRIINGMPDHVHVLFLLNPQKSISDVIRQAKGGSSHCINGENLIPEKFAWQKGYAAFAVSESQLDVVYNYIKNQKQHHLKKNGQQEFDEFVKLHGFENSTNL, encoded by the coding sequence ATGTCGCATTCTTTTTCCAAATTATGGATTCATGCCATTTGGGCAACCAAAAATCGTACGGAATTAATTGATTATTCAATTGAAAAAAAGATATACAATTATATCCATGATGAATTAATTGAACTCGGTTGTCCAGTTAGAATCATAAATGGAATGCCTGATCATGTGCATGTTTTGTTTTTACTAAATCCGCAAAAATCTATTTCGGATGTAATTCGTCAAGCTAAAGGCGGTTCTTCTCATTGTATAAATGGAGAAAATCTAATTCCTGAAAAATTCGCCTGGCAAAAGGGCTATGCTGCTTTTGCGGTAAGCGAATCCCAGCTTGATGTTGTTTATAATTATATTAAAAATCAAAAACAGCATCATTTGAAAAAGAATGGCCAGCAGGAATTTGATGAATTTGTAAAACTTCATGGGTTTGAAAATTCAACCAACCTGTAA